Proteins encoded in a region of the Elaeis guineensis isolate ETL-2024a chromosome 7, EG11, whole genome shotgun sequence genome:
- the LOC105036027 gene encoding UPF0664 stress-induced protein C29B12.11c: MALNPQLFPNGMPVPFVGEMFVLARDGVEFEIDKIPGAHSGYVKAKGTIYLSNIRMVFVAKKPGGNFVAFDMPLLYVHGEKFNQPIFFCNNISGFVEPVVPDDQNRALYSTHSFKILFKEGGCGTFVPLFLNLIASVRQYNQYVSNSAPTAPRVDPLQAAQTPVEDMMRHAYVDPNDPTKIFLQQPMPESQLRRRTYHSQSAENY; the protein is encoded by the exons ATGGCTTTGAATCCCCAGCTGTTCCCCAACGGGATGCCCGTACCCTTCGTCGGCGAGATGTTCGTTCTGGCCAGGGACGGCGTCGAGTTCGAGATCGACAAGATCCCCGG AGCTCATAGTGGTTATGTCAAAGCAAAGGGAACTATTTACTTGTCAAATATACGTATGGTATTCGTTGCAAAGAAACCTGGTGGAAACTTTGTGGCTTTTGATATGCCCCTG CTATACGTGCATGGTGAAAAGTTCAACCAGCCAATCTTTTTCTGCAACAACATATCAGGGTTTGTCGAACCT GTGGTTCCAGATGATCAGAACAGGGCACTCTACTCGACTCATTCCTTCAAGATTTTGTTTAAGGAAGGTGGATGTGGAACTTTTGTCCCCCTTTTCTTGAATCTCATTGCATCTGTGAGACAGTATAATCAGTATGTTTCTAATtctgctcctactgctcctcgTGTGGACCCACTTCAAGCTGCTCAGACTCCAGTTGAGGACATGATGAGACATGC GTATGTCGATCCAAATGACCCAACCAAAATCTTTTTGCAGCAACCGATGCCAGAATCCCAATTGAGAAGGAGAACTTACCATTCCCAATCTGCCGAAAATTACTAA